A single genomic interval of Coccidioides posadasii str. Silveira chromosome 1, complete sequence harbors:
- a CDS encoding uncharacterized protein (antiSMASH:Cluster_1.3~EggNog:ENOG410PY8N): MGIPSNAEIKELLESQFHSRLQKADLHSDSETLFQFGHLDELFAEDVEVHISGHEFHLNGKHRGLDAFKGHLESDDMPSLSSIIDVTKPIKGAVLHVIGGENDEWKAAVLHSTATTRNNKPWNHEMVVVMRFNHDGKITELRAYADTQHVHNHIQDHK; the protein is encoded by the exons ATGGGCATCCCATCGAACGCAGAAATCAAAGAGCTCCTGGAGTCGCAATTTCACTCTCGTCTTCAGAAAGCGGATCTCCACAGCGATTCCGAGACGCTCTTCCAGTTCGGACACCTGGACGAACTCTTTGCCGAAGATGTCGAGGTCCACATTTCTGGTCACGAATTCCATCTGAACGGGAAGCACCGGGGCCTGGATGCCTTCAAAGGCCACCTGGAATCCGATGACATGCCATCCTTGAGCAGCATCATTGATGTGACTAAGCCAATTAAGGGTGCTGTCCTCCACGTCATCGGTGGTGAGAACGACGAATGGAAAGCTGCCGTCCTCCACAGCACCGCAACAACTCGCAACA ACAAGCCGTGGAACCACGAAATGGTGGTCGTGATGCGCTTCAATCACGACGGGAAAATTACTGAGCTGCGAGCATACGCGGACACCCAGCACGTCCACAACCATATCCAGGACCACAAGTAG
- a CDS encoding NRPS-like protein biosynthetic cluster (antiSMASH:Cluster_1.3~SMCOG1002:AMP-dependent synthetase and ligase~EggNog:ENOG410PUBQ~COG:I~TransMembrane:2 (o1396-1414i1814-1833o)) — protein sequence MDSTPEILPIDTLPSGMPTTNTSTGIFPSLTDGYIAECTNTGNKTYELDSQVSNYVSEAQDVLGSYEISPEAVVIAAWACTVSKYIGEDDVSFYVFLDGKFNWKFSICRLNLHESQTKLQLLQRTQTLLNDIKVRGIPVNDSFQHESASPTLEHIMHKNKFLSLNVLKARGGTDCYMGYQHCMLSDGQAINVSTTFVTIFSSLGKELNISIGCMDFMNQSHLDQLWKFNDTVPEKPWSECFHQVVERHALDRPLAQAIDAWDAQFTYQDLSRLTTRLAQYLQTQGVGPRVIVPICFERSAWAIVAMLAVSKAGGAFVSIPPYLPPGRRAAIIQMVGPTIVLTTSDHGHLWTPGFNWIPIEGDRINRLPACDTALISSVKPTDMLYVIFTSGSTGVPKGCMVSHLSFLNGALKKAPEWKFGPNRRVLQMLSHTFDMSLLEICTSLGSGACVCVPRTEEIEEDLSHAINKYNITLAVMTPSLARRLDPQTVPGLKVLCLGGEAFPKEIVTLWSEKINLFQFYGPSECSINSSTRAITHRNTDPSNIGAPNNAACWVVMPNNYNKLVPVGAIGELLVSGPIVGLGYLKDPVKTSQVFLDDVVFLQSDPRYKNFCCYKTGDLVRWNSDGTLTFCGRVDAQVKLHGQRLELGEVEFHLTLHSEVRHAVAIVPKTGRSQNNLISVISLKSNPGSRSMTNDMSLLNDQSIDTVARSLRAQLQNALPRYMVPTIWAFVESMPMSASGKIDRVRVRKWVEDMSETTFSEITGTRPEFMDNAEPTTHIEWVIQEAWSNVLGLSPQRVGLHQSFIQLGGNSILAQEVVAKCRKNSVGLTIMNILTCEGVSAAAVMATSLTKINTPSKSDSVVRFQTAWKKLQQDYSLSYLEVSHFDEIEDVYPCTSMQAGMFIGQIRKPGSYHLRFFYKVRSKTGSLLSFAKVEAAWRRVVAHHPSLRTIFVDDLGADADYHSVVIRQPRVDLRVHEVPANTSSSDAMEIFTRSVESFKKGSPFHRLTVCVCDSEVTYLMVEISHALVDGAAMEALMRDFAHACDEKSLSHHAPRYRDFVEYTATRNSEASAKYWTAYLENCPPCMIPVNTRIAFDSSPTCFLRKDFDYERSDNFLSSCKENHITIASAIRVAWALVLRAYTGSRDVSFTYVAAGRDVPIENIDQMIGLCLSIQPCRAQFVPDATLATLARKMQQEYIESIPYQHYPLTELKGRLYPEGSEAMFNTAVSMEWTAKTDPYAESSLVLEEIREQDDPTEYDLVANVDILHGQIKLGFLYWPSLTDTDVTYIANTFKKALNCFLESVDTSIDSISLLCDSDFNKLDSMQHSPLNAVEMSVLDAVEGQATSQPDLPGILSWDGEFSYDQMVKWYTRLAKYLICQGVNRGDHIVACLDKSCWSIITLLGIMKAGATFVAANPLHSQQRLKAIVEHCCARLVVTESKYIPLFDTTETPTIAVGKRDVECSVPSTEVCLPVINGTDKASIVYTSGTTGAPKGIVIDHGSLATSMLVGHGRSYKFSRETRTLQFASFTFDASLQEILTTLAHGGCICVPSEDERLSNLSHCINQMQVNLALFTPTVARLIRPQDVPCLKTLILCGEQMSCQDVATWADFVDLYNGYGPAETTICVSVKGPIHPADDPTNLGHAVAGTRIWITEVTDDNRLAPTGCVGQLVVESRQVSQGYLRDLQRTTTSFIHPAWLPHGRVYKTGDLGRRNADGSLTYCGRKDTQVKIRGQRVELGEVEHHVRECFPDVSAVVAEVIRPVGEDKTVLAAFLCSSAGIDCVSAGNQHAMEEVFTEVRPLWTSKSVIQQLEDRLPCYMVPAAFFAVSAIPITVSGKTDRHRLREIGSAFSAEQLAQTNNEHGQDRRSPSTKIELQLQQLWATVLNVDKDQISLDSSFFRLGGDSVSAMKVVAAARKTGIILTVADIFRHPHIDELGRMARSSSTPTLKPLVAEPFVHFDTGNLKHIISLTQPGPYARDVSNIENVLPATDVQAFYVARASESSQEALNYFYLDFKDDLCLNRLNKACYDITDHFSILRTIFVLFCGKTYQIILRKLKTVLQVRDAEEDLCQASDAFCLKDLENGVNPGSLFWSLTLIRHTYSGSRLIFRISHAQYDGMSWPLILKCFREAYLGLSLSPTLSFSSYVSYILERAAQSRKYWTELLQGSRMAQISTTLAAHRSPQAETLKTHIGKTLPMPISPKGITVASLVSSAWSLVLRNLTGSMDVVYGFIVAGRNASIPQIQEVAGPCMNTVPVRIRFFPAWTTTDLLHHVMDQHLSMGEADSLGFQDIVQNCTQWPTETKIDSLLQYHDIDETPEISLSEDESSSVAKLDWFRKPYAVPTNIEVSARPKGDRLEISITADGRLIDMESANIVLTMFESAINSLSGGRELMLTKMKFSSLTSRQHHQSKAPDICASAYLTLQVLRLMFKMG from the exons ATGGACTCAACGCCGGAAATATTACCAATCGATACTCTCCCTAGCGGAATGCCTACCACGAATACCTCAACCGGCATTTTCCCCTCCCTGACAGACGGGTATATTGCCGAATGCACCAACACTGGAAACAAAACCTACGAACTTGACTCTCAGGTTTCCAATTATGTTTCTGAAGCTCAAGATGTACTCGGCTCCTATGAAATTTCCCCTGAAGCAGTCGTTATTGCCGCATGGGCTTGCACCGTTTCCAAGTATATTGGAGAAGACGATGTTTCCTTCTACGTCTTCCTAGATGGCAAATTCAATTGGAAATTTTCGATCTGCCGTTTAAATCTCCATGAATCCCAAACAAAACTGCAACTCCTCCAACGGACACAGACCTTACTTAATGATATCAAGGTCCGAGGCATACCCGTTAACGATTCATTCCAACACGAGTC CGCTTCACCTACACTCGAGCATATAATGCATAAG AACAAGTTTCTTAGCCTTAACGTTTTAAAAGCCAGAGGTGGCACAGACTGCTATATGGGCTATCAACATTGCATGCTTTCGGATGGACAAGCGATCAACGTTAGTACGACATTCGTCACAATTTTTTCTAGCCTGGGAAAGGAGTTGAACATTTCCATTGGATGCATGGATTTCATGAACCAATCTCACCTGGACCAATTGTGGAAATTCAACGATACTGTCCCTGAGAAACCCTGGAGCGAATGCTTTCATCAGGTGGTCGAGCGGCATGCCCTAGATAGACCGTTGGCGCAGGCTATAGACGCATGGGATGCGCAATTTACGTACCAAGACTTGTCTAGGTTGACAACTCGACTTGCACAATATCTCCAAACCCAAGGTGTGGGCCCTAGGGTTATCGTCCCAATTTGCTTCGAGAGATCAGCTTGGGCGATAGTTGCTATGCTAGCTGTCTCTAAGGCCGGAGGTGCCTTCGTCAGCATCCCGCCTTACCTTCCACCTGGCAGACGGGCGGCTATAATTCAAATGGTTGGGCCGACAATAGTGTTGACGACGTCGGACCATGGCCATCTCTGGACCCCCGGGTTTAACTGGATTCCGATAGAAGGTGACCGTATTAATCGCTTGCCAGCTTGTGACACCGCATTAATCTCGAGTGTAAAACCGACAGATATGCTCTACGTTATTTTCACCAGTGGTTCAACAGGCGTGCCAAAGGGGTGCATGGTTTCACATTTGTCCTTCCTGAATGGAGCCCTTAAAAAGGCGCCCGAGTGGAAGTTTGGGCCAAATCGCCGTGTCCTTCAGATGCTAAGCCACACATTTGACATGAGCCTTCTCGAGATTTGCACTAGTCTAGGTTCTGGAGCATGCGTATGCGTGCCTCGGACGGAAGAGATTGAGGAAGACCTCTCTCATGCGATCAATAAGTACAACATAACGTTAGCGGTCATGACTCCATCGCTTGCCCGTAGATTGGACCCTCAAACTGTACCCGGCCTAAAGGTTCTATGTCTAGGAGGCGAAGCATTTCCCAAGGAAATTGTCACGCTATGGTCGGAGAAAATTAATCTGTTCCAATTCTACGGTCCCAGCGAGTGCTCTATAAATTCATCAACCCGGGCAATTACTCACAGAAACACTGACCCTTCAAATATCGGGGCTCCAAATAACGCGGCGTGCTGGGTTGTTATGCCAAATAACTATAATAAGCTCGTCCCCGTTGGTGCGATTGGAGAATTGCTCGTCTCTGGGCCTATTGTTGGATTAGGATACCTCAAGGACCCAGTCAAGACATCTCAGGTTTTCCTAGATGATGTGGTATTTTTGCAAAGTGATCCTCGGTACAAAAATTTCTGCTGCTACAAAACCGGCGACCTAGTCCGCTGGAACTCTGATGGAACCCTCACATTTTGCGGTCGAGTAGACGCACAAGTGAAACTTCACGGTCAGCGCCTAGAACTCGGAGAAGTTGAGTTCCATTTGACTCTCCACAGTGAGGTCCGCCATGCCGTGGCGATAGTTCCCAAGACTGGGCGGAGCCAAAACAATTTAATTTCAGTCATTTCTTTGAAGTCAAACCCGGGAAGTCGCAGCATGACCAACGACATGTCACTGCTTAATGATCAATCAATTGATACAGTCGCTCGATCTCTCCGAGCCCAGCTGCAGAATGCACTACCAAGATATATGGTGCCAACGATATGGGCGTTTGTCGAGTCCATGCCCATGTCAGCTTCTGGGAAAATAGATCGTGTCAGAGTGCGGAAATGGGTCGAAGACATGTCAGAGACAACATTTTCTGAAATAACTGGGACTAGGCCTGAGTTTATGGATAACGCTGAGCCTACAACGCATATTGAATGGGTAATCCAGGAAGCCTGGAGCAACGTTCTCGGGTTATCCCCACAACGGGTTGGCCTTCATCAGTCTTTCATCCAACTCGGCGGAAACTCCATTCTCGCTCAGGAAGTCGTTGCTAAATGCCGCAAAAATAGCGTCGGCCTAACAATAATGAACATTCTGACGTGCGAGGGGGTCTCCGCGGCCGCAGTTATGGCGACTTCACTCACCAAAATTAATACTCCAAGCAAATCAGACTCTGTTGTCCGTTTTCAAACAGCTTGGAAGAAACTCCAGCAGGATTACAGTCTTTCGTATCTGGAAGTTTCCCACTTTGACGAAATTGAAGACGTATACCCATGTACTTCGATGCAAGCGGGCATGTTCATTGGCCAAATCCGTAAGCCGGGGTCATATCATCTTCGCTTCTTTTACAAGGTTAGGTCTAAGACGGGGAGTTTGCTTAGCTTTGCAAAGGTGGAAGCTGCATGGCGTAGAGTTGTTGCTCATCATCCATCGCTTCGCACAATCTTCGTGGACGATCTTGGAGCTGACGCTGACTATCATTCAGTTGTGATACGGCAGCCTCGGGTGGACCTTCGCGTGCATGAGGTGCCAGCAAATACATCCTCATCTGATGCCATGGAAATCTTCACTCGTTCAGTAGAGTCTTTTAAAAAAGGCTCGCCCTTCCACCGACTGACCGTATGTGTGTGCGATAGCGAGGTCACCTACTTGATGGTGGAAATTTCTCACGCCCTGGTGGACGGAGCCGCGATGGAAGCCCTTATGAGAGACTTTGCTCATGCTTGCGATGAGAAGTCGCTTTCTCACCACGCTCCAAGGTATCGCGATTTTGTGGAATACACGGCCACACGGAACAGCGAGGCAAGTGCTAAATACTGGACGGCTTATCTTGAGAATTGCCCGCCATGCATGATTCCAGTAAACACACGGATTGCCTTCGACTCTTCACCAACTTGCTTCTTGCGAAAAGATTTCGATTATGAAAGAAGTGATAACTTCTTATCCAGCTGCAAGGAGAACCATATAACTATAGCATCCGCGATTAGAGTTGCATGGGCATTGGTCCTTCGGGCCTATACTGGTTCTCGAGATGTCTCTTTTACTTATGTTGCTGCTGGAAGGGACGTTCCAATCGAGAATATTGATCAAATGATTGGACTATGCCTAAGCATACAGCCTTGTCGTGCTCAGTTCGTGCCCGATGCAACCTTGGCAACTCTTGCGAGGAAAATGCAACAGGAGTACATTGAGAGTATACCATACCAGCACTACCCCTTAACAGAGCTAAAAGGTAGACTCTATCCTGAAGGCAGCGAGGCAATGTTCAATACAGCGGTATCAATGGAGTGGACAGCTAAAACGGATCCGTATGCTGAGTCTTCTTTAGTCCTTGAGGAAATCAGGGAGCAGGACGACCCAACGGAG TACGACCTAGTTGCCAACGTCGATATTTTGCACGGTCAGATCAAACTTGGCTTCTTATACTGGCCATCCCTTACTGATACCGACGTAACATACATCGCGAATACATTTAAGAAGGCTTTAAATTGCTTCCTTGAGTCTGTCGATACATCCATCGATTCTATATCGTTGCTTTGCGATAGCGACTTTAACAAATTGGATTCCATGCAGCATTCACCACTGAATGCGGTGGAAATGAGTGTACTCGATGCTGTGGAGGGGCAGGCGACGTCACAGCCAGATCTCCCAGGCATCCTATCCTGGGATGGAGAATTCTCCTACGACCAAATGGTAAAATGGTACACGAGACTTGCGAAGTATTTAATCTGCCAAGGTGTGAACCGTGGGGATCATATTGTCGCGTGTCTCGATAAATCATGCTGGTCTATCATCACTCTACTTGGAATCATGAAGGCTGGTGCTACTTTTGTAGCTGCAAACCCACTTCATTCGCAACAGCGTCTTAAGGCTATTGTTGAGCACTGTTGCGCGAGACTTGTCGTTACTGAATCCAAGTATATTCCACTTTTTGATACCACCGAAACTCCAACGATTGCGGTAGGCAAGCGAGATGTCGAATGCTCCGTCCCATCTACCGAGGTTTGCTTACCTGTAATAAATGGCACTGACAAAGCATCGATTGTCTACACCTCGGGAACCACAGGAGCCCCTAAAGGGATCGTTATAGACCACGGGTCTCTCGCCACAAGCATGTTGGTTGGACACGGACGAAGTTATAAATTTTCCCGAGAGACGCGAACGCTGCAATTTGCATCCTTTACCTTCGATGCCTCTCTGCAAGAAATCCTCACAACTTTGGCACATGGCGGTTGCATATGTGTGCCTTCTGAAGACGAGCGACTATCAAATCTCTCGCATTGCATTAACCAGATGCAAGTGAATTTGGCATTATTTACACCAACTGTGGCAAGACTAATTAGACCTCAAGATGTTCCCTGCCTGAAGACTTTGATTCTCTGTGGCGAGCAAATGTCCTGCCAGGATGTAGCAACATGGGCTGACTTTGTTGATCTCTACAATGGATATGGTCCAGCTGAAACAACCATATGTGTTTCTGTAAAAGGTCCAATTCACCCAGCTGATGATCCCACAAACCTCGGCCATGCCGTAGCAGGCACCCGTATCTGGATTACAGAGGTAACAGACGATAACCGGCTTGCCCCTACTGGGTGCGTAGGGCAGCTTGTTGTTGAATCTCGTCAAGTTAGCCAGGGCTACCTCCGTGATTTACAGAGGACAACGACCTCATTCATTCATCCGGCCTGGCTTCCTCATGGGAGAGTGTACAAAACAGGAGACTTGGGACGACGAAATGCTGATGGCAGTCTCACCTACTGTGGACGCAAGGACACACAAGTTAAAATACGCGGCCAGCGGGTTGAGCTTGGCGAAGTTGAACACCATGTGCGTGAGTGCTTTCCGGACGTATCGGCAGTAGTGGCGGAGGTTATACGGCCGGTTGGAGAAGACAAGACGGTGCTTGCTGCGTTCCTATGTTCCAGCGCAGGTATAGACTGTGTGTCAGCTGGGAATCAACATGCCATGGAGGAGGTTTTTACTGAAGTCCGGCCTTTGTGGACGTCAAAGAGTGTCATACAACAGCTGGAAGATCGCCTACCATGCTATATGGTTCCCGCAGCCTTTTTCGCCGTGTCCGCAATACCAATCACTGTGAGTGGCAAAACAGATCGACATCGCCTGCGTGAGATAGGCTCCGCTTTCTCAGCTGAACAACTCGCACAGACGAACAATGAACATGGTCAAGATAGGCGGTCGCCTTCAACTAAGATAGAGCTGCAGCTGCAACAGTTATGGGCCACTGTGCTAAATGTTGATAAGGACCAAATCAGTTTGGACAGTAGTTTTTTTCGTCTTGGTGGAGATTCTGTCTCGGCCATGAAAGTGGTCGCGGCCGCGCGGAAGACCGGTATCATATTAACCGTGGCAGACATATTCCGCCATCCTCATATTGATGAGCTGGGTAGAATGGCTAGATCTTCATCTACCCCGACATTAAAACCCCTTGTCGCCGAGCCATTTGTCCATTTCGACACAGGAAACCTGAAGCACATCATATCACTTACACAGCCTGGCCCTTACGCCAGAGATGTTTCTAACATCGAAAATGTCCTCCCAGCCACTGATGTACAGGCATTTTATGTCGCGCGTGCATCCGAATCCTCCCAAGAGGCCCTTAATTACTTTTATCTTGATTTCAAGGACGACCTTTGCTTGAACCGTCTGAACAAAGCTTGCTATGACATAACTGATCATTTCTCTATATTACGCACAATATTTGTCTTATTTTGTGGCAAGACATATCAAATCATCCTCCGCAAACTCAAGACAGTCCTTCAAGTTCGTGACGCCGAGGAAGACTTGTGCCAAGCAAGTGATGCGTTCTGTCTTAAGGATCTAGAAAACGGAGTCAACCCTGGTTCACTCTTTTGGTCGCTTACGCTCATTCGGCATACATATTCGGGGTCTCGACTCATTTTCCGCATTTCTCACGCTCAATATGATGGCATGTCGTGGCCTCTTATCCTAAAGTGCTTTAGGGAAGCCTATTTGGGATTGTCGTTGAGTCCAACTTTGAGCTTCTCCAGCTATGTATCGTATATACTCGAACGAGCCGCCCAGTCGCGCAAGTATTGGACTGAACTCCTTCAGGGATCAAGAATGGCCCAGATTTCCACGACATTAGCAGCACACCGCTCGCCACAAGCGGAGACGCTCAAAACCCATATTGGAAAAACTCTCCCAATGCCCATTTCACCAAAAGGAATCACTGTTGCATCCCTTGTGAGCTCCGCTTGGTCACTTGTCCTTAGGAACCTTACCGGAAGTATGGATGTCGTGTATGGTTTCATCGTCGCCGGGCGCAACGCTAGTATTCCTCAGATTCAGGAAGTGGCTGGGCCCTGCATGAACACCGTCCCAGTTCGAATCCGTTTCTTCCCGGCATGGACAACTACCGACCTTCTGCATCATGTCATGGATCAGCACCTTTCCATGGGGGAAGCAGATTCTTTGGGATTTCAGGACATAGTACAGAACTGCACTCAGTGGCCAACTGAGACTAAAATTGATTCGCTGCTCCAGTACCATGATATTGACGAAACCCCAGAAATTTCCCTGTCCGAAGACGAAAGCTCTAGCGTTGCAAAGCTGGACTGGTTCAGAAAGCCGTATGCTGTACCGACTAATATCGAAGTATCAGCGCGGCCAAAAGGCGACCGCCTTGAGATATCAATTACTGCTGATGGTCGCTTGATTGATATGGAGTCAGCAAACATAGTTTTAACAATGTTTGAGAGTGCTATAAACAGCCTTTCAGGCGGCCGTGAACTGATGTTGACAAAAATGAAATTTTCATCTCTCACATCCCGCCAGCACCACCAATCAAAAGCACCTGACATCTGTGCATCTGCTTACTTGACCCTCCAGGTACTGCGCTTGATGTTCAAGATGGGATAG
- a CDS encoding uncharacterized protein (SECRETED:SignalP(1-19)~antiSMASH:Cluster_1.3~SMCOG1053:beta-lactamase~EggNog:ENOG410QDK6~COG:V~MEROPS:MER0028284), with the protein MTIYQSIFLLFWVLRGCIPRQIPIAVETSSYAPSPLTRAFEKKVNWSLDHFNVPGLAVSFITADKVFTKGYGVSDLSTSRAVSEHTLFFGGSTTKAFTAALMALLVDDENYPDIHWHTPVHNIIPNDFILQDPWATAQVTIEDMLSHRSGMPRHDWVWFANMTLQQAVYKMRDLPLTAPIRTSFQYCNLMYMAAAHLIETVTGQPFKDVLRERILKPLNMTETYISLSDAKAAEGDIARGYFLNSTGQLQDTELSFQESIRGAGNIISSAADYSKWVNALIHHRLPLSPPGYAALMGAHTIISPEPVAPDTSPLLYGLGWFLRTYAGEVIIQHPGGIEGFGSFVCFLPKRRVGFAILGNNMIGMNAAVMMLGNHLIDEILEIPEQHRFDWRRRAEESINNTKIPPQILQNLYPRIPDPPLPPPVMLSAFEGVYTHAAYPTLNITSECPDRSLFPPLSGKQKLGPLKLCATLSKSAFGDSALVLELRHVTGDFWIVGTLMYGASTAIKAEFKLSPEGTISRVLIEMEPNMAFEDKGIWWEKKA; encoded by the exons ATGACGATTTACCAATCAATCTTCCTCTTATTCTGGGTTCTACGGGGATGCATTCCTCGACAAATTCCCATTGCCGTTGAGACGAGCTCCTATGCCCCGTCGCCCCTGACCAGGGCTTTCGAAAAAAAGGTCAACTGGTCGCTTGACCATTTTAACGTACCAGGCCTTGCAGTTTCATTCATTACGGCCGACAAGGTCTTCACAAAG GGATATGGCGTTTCTGATCTATCCACCTCACGAGCTGTCTCGGAGCATacactcttctttggtggCAGTACAACAAAGGCCTTTACTGCAGCATTGATGGCACTTCTCGTTGACGACGAGAACTATCCCGACATTCACTGGCACACTCCCGTCCATAATATCATTCCAAATGATTTTATTCTTCAGGACCCTTGGGCCACTGCGCAAGTTACCATAGAGGATATGCTGTCGCATCGTTCTGGTATGCCTCGCCATGATTGGGTTTGGTTCGCCAACATGACGCTTCAGCAGGCCGTGTACAAGATGAGGGATCTGCCACTCACGGCACCTATCCGCACCAGCTTCCAGTATTGCAACTTGATGTACATGGCTGCAGCTCATCTTATAGAGACAGTGACTGGGCAACCATTTAAGGACGTCCTGCGTGAACGGATCCTAAAGCCATTAAACATGACTGAAACTTATATTTCCCTCTCTGATGCCAAGGCAGCAGAGGGAGACATCGCTCGCGGATACTTCTTAAACTCGACAGGGCAACTGCAGGACACAGAATTATCGTTCCAAGAAAGTATACGGGGGGCTGGGAATATTATCTCTTCTGCAGCGGATTATTCGAAATGGGTCAATGCTTTAATCCATCATCGTTTGCCACTTTCTCCTCCAGGATATGCAGCGCTTATGGGCGCCCATACGATTATTTCACCGGAGCCAGTTGCACCGGATACGTCGCCATTGCTGTATGGGCTCGGATGGTTTCTGCGAACGTACGCCGGGGAAGTAATAATTCAGCACCCTGGTGGAATAGAAGGATTCGGCAGCTTCGTTTGTTTCCTACCAAAGCGGCGAGTTGGATTTGCCATTCTAGGAAATAATATGATCGGGATGAATGCTGCAGTGATGATGCTTGGAAATCACTTAATCGATGAGATTCTTGAAATCCCAGAGCAACATCGCTTTGACTGGCGAAGAAG GGCAGAGGAAAGCATAAATAACACCAAGATCCCTCCCCAAATACTCCAGAATCTCTATCCACGCATCCCTGATCCTCCCCTTCCACCTCCTGTCATGCTCTCTGCATTCGAGGGTGTCTATACTCATGCTGCTTATCCAACTCTTAATATCACCAGCGAATGCCCCGATCGTTCTTTATTCCCGCCATTATCCGGCAAGCAAAAGTTAGGCCCCCTGAAACTTTGTGCCACACTCTCTAAGAGCGCGTTCGGTGATTCAGCCTTGGTGTTGGAACTCCGACATGTCACGGGTGACTTTTGGATAGTTGGAACACTGATGTACGGTGCGTCTACTGCCATCAAGGCAGAATTCAAACTCAGTCCAGAAGGAACGATAAGCCGTGTTTTGATTGAGATGGAGCCAAATATGGCTTTTGAAGATAAGGGCATATGGTGGGAGAAGAAAGCTTAG
- a CDS encoding uncharacterized protein (SECRETED:SignalP(1-16)~antiSMASH:Cluster_1.3~EggNog:ENOG410PN7C~COG:S~TransMembrane:3 (n3-14c22/23o152-171i178-196o208-229i)~BUSCO:13407at33183), with protein sequence MVLLIITPAILSALESIPQSIRDDLSLPAPALNEAISHSQLITLSRKLSSTDSKGLDSTTRHEPSRAYSLNCLLRGAKLYIPPPPPKPAPTPEYLALKARLEAEAQAKEYHAYLHRPSASQLNRQPSPIFSHSSPTDEHPANTDDDALTPSLVLNILVSILFTGFATYWALTNFRTPQFLSTIFSFSSSNSAYAHNYPGSVYSQPSRVFISLLAAVVVGIAEVGVYAAYLRKVDMAKKKEKRIVEKKTVIGEVGVGSRKKDVDAGPLQDEDREKEEIWGKGVNGGVRRRVRERWKEKQDLEEK encoded by the exons ATGGTCCTCCTGATCATCACACCCGCGATCTTGTCCGCCCTCGAGTCGATCCCCCAGTCCATCCGCGACGACCTCTCCCTACCGGCTCCAGCATTGAACGAAGCCATCTCCCACTCGCAGCTAATTACCCTCTCACGCAAACTCTCTTCTACAGATTCAAAAGGACTAGATTCAACAACTAGGCATGAACCCTCGCGTGCCTATTCTCTCAATTGCCTCCTCCGCGGCGCGAAGCTGTACATACCTCCTCCACCGCCCAAACCTGCACCG ACCCCCGAATATCTCGCCCTGAAGGCCCGTCTTGAAGCCGAAGCCCAGGCCAAAGAATATCATGCCTACCTACATCGCCCATCGGCGTCCCAGTTAAATCGCCAACCATCACCGATCTTTTCGCATTCCTCACCCACAGATGAACACCCGGCCAACACCGACGATGACGCGCTCACTCCTTCCCTAGTCCTCAACATCCTCGTATCGATTCTCTTCACTGGATTCGCGACATACTGGGCGCTAACGAACTTTCGCACTCCACAATTTCTCTCCACCATCTTCTCATTCTCGAGTTCTAACAGTGCATATGCGCACAACTACCCCGGATCTGTTTATTCCCAGCCCAGCAGAGTGTTTATATCCCTCCTGGCAGCGGTGGTTGTTGGGATAGCGGAAGTGGGCGTTTACGCGGCATACTTGAGAAAGGTTGATATggcaaagaagaaggaaaagagaataGTGGAGAAGAAGACCGTTATCGGGGAAGTTGGTGTAGGCTCGCGAAAGAAGGATGTAGATGCTGGGCCATTACAAGATGAAGACCGCGAGAAGGAAGAAATTTGGGGAAAGGGAGTCAATGGAGGCGTGAGGAGGAGGGTTAGGGAAAGATGGAAGGAGAAGCAGGATCTGGAAGAGAAATGA